The Prionailurus bengalensis isolate Pbe53 chromosome D3, Fcat_Pben_1.1_paternal_pri, whole genome shotgun sequence DNA window CCGAGAGAACCTCCTCCATTAAGCCCTCCTCTCCTacctgctttatttcttttcacagCACTAAATGCCACCAGTGTGTCACCATCAACTTTCCATGCATTTCTATGGTTCACTTGTCACTGAGGATAGAGACTGTTTTGTTTAGCACCGTGTCTCTgatacctagaacagtgcccgaCAAATAACAGGCACTCAAGTGTTTGTTGACTACGTGGATGAATCTTGGTATATCaggtgcctagcacagtgcccggTTCTAGAAATCTTTAAGTGAACGAACAAATCAgcaaattttacaaatgaaatggaaCCTTGGCATATATCCAGGATTCCCCAGGATCTGAGTGCAAGTGTTTTATCCACTGGCTCCATGAACATAATCTTGATTGCTTTTATTTACTCTAATATCATAGGTGATGCAACCAGGTCCCTCACTTTTCCAGAAATCGGTTGTGGACAGAGGTGTTGGCCAGCAAATTTGGGAATTTCGGAAAGATGACCAAGAGCGGCACAGCAGGGATTCCGAATACCCTTCGTTGCCTCTCATCAGCAACTAAGGGACCCTGATAAGGTATTTTATCTCCTGTGATTTATGCACAGTGTGCACTTGCTGTTAATCCTGCTGAACACCGATTATTCCGAGGGCTGGAACAGGTGAGACATTGATTGGTCCCAAACTGTGAGAGGGTGGGCCCTTTATGCCCTTCATATCTGAGTGGATGATGCAATAAGGCTCCTGGGCTACTGGACCCCAGCTCGCCTCAGTATTTGTGCTTTAGGAGCCCGAGTGGCTTTGATATGCCAATTCAGTCCCTCGTAGGTGAGCTGGGGAACAATTTGCCACACTTTCCTTGTTCACTTTGGCCTCTGGCTGTTGCTTTTTCCTGCCcattctgtttggttttttcttaattccttgcATATGGGTATGTCAAAGAAGCAGGCAGTGCAGAGTAGGGTCAACCCTTGGCATGAGTGAAGTGTAACATATTCGTAGTCTGTCCATCTATCCTTCTCTTGAGGCTGAGCAGTGATCAGATGTGCCCAATTCTCATGCATGGATGGCATCAGGGCCAGAGACCAGAACAGGGAGATCCTGGGAGGTTCCCATCCCACCCCTTCCCTTCAAATCTCAAGTAACCCATTACTAAACAAGAGTGGGAGATGGGGCTTCATAAGGTGTAGAGGGAAGGGAACTAGGTTAACTGCACGTGGGCCATATTCTAAGCCCTCGGCCAGGCCTTTTATGTGCATGGCATCATTGGATGTTACCGAGGAGTTGGTTATGATCATTTACCTGcattttagagaagagagagaggggaaaaaaaaccaaaaaacaaggtCCAAGAGGTTGATGACACTTGTCCAAGTTACCCAgatggtaagtggcagagctgggatctgagaTTCAAACCAGGCCTTTGTGACTCCCTGGCTGCCCACCAAGAGCAGGAATTTCTCTAACATCTGGAAAGACACGaaggcaagggggaggggggcaacaGCTGGAGGGGTAGCAAATGGCTCCTACCTGAGATTTCATCATCACCAGGCCCTGCAAAGTCCAGGTTACACTGATGCCACCTGGCTTCTCTTCTGCTTTGACAACTGAAAACTCTCTGGCTGATTTACCAGGGTCATCCTGGTCACACTCCGTGGTACTGGAGTGGATGAAGCGCCCCATAGACGCTCCTTTCAGCGGTGTCCTTCCACGCCATTCTGGCTCCGGTGTCTGTTTACACAGTGCTGTCCTGGAGTGCCTTCACCCTTCTTGGGTCTCCAGTTCATGGCACCTCTCTCTCCTCGTTTCCAAAGTTGTACCCCCTGGGGAGTGCACCCCGCCTGCATTTCTGGAAGTTCCAGCGGTTCCGGGTCACTGTGGGAGCCTCCGGGCGCGATAAGAGGCACTGCCGCCTACCAAGGTCTGGGCATCTTTGGGGCCATTCGCCGAACCCCTTCCCTAGCGCTCCCGGCGCCGCGCCGCAGTGCCCCCTCCGCCGCCAGAGGCCGCCCGGAAGCGGGGCTCCACGAGCGCGGGGCGGGGAAAGGGGCGGGGCGCGGCGGTACCTGGGCCGCCGAGGAGCCGGGGGTGGGCTCTCCGGGGACAGCCGGCAGCCCCCCCAGATCCGCACCGCCAGCCGCCGGGAAGCTCGGGGCTCCGGGCGTAGAGGCTGCGCTGTCACATGGGCGGCGGCGACGGGGCCGCATTTAAGCGGCCGGGGGACGGCGCCCGCCTCCAGCGCGTCCTCGGGCTTGGCTCCCGCCGGGCGCCCCGCTCTCTGCCCGCCGGGGGCCCCGCGCCGCGCCGCACCGCGCCGCCCCCGCCGGGCCATGCGAGCGCGGGCCCCGCCGCGATGAGCTCGCACATCGCCAAAAGCGAGTCCAAGACATCGCTGCTGAAGGCGGCGGCGGCCAGCGGGGGCAGCCGGGTTCCCCGCCACGGCCCTGCCCGGGAGCCAGGGCTGCCCGGCCGCCGGCTGCCCGGCACCGGCCCGGGCACGCCGCCGCCGTCCGGGGACCCCAGTTCGCGGAGGCCCCTGTGCCGGCCGGCGCCGCGAGAGGAGGGCGCGCGGGGGAGCAGGCGCGGGCTCCCCCAGGCGCACTGCAGGCCCCGGGAGGCGCTGCCGACCGCGGCGTCCCGACCTTCGCCGCCGTCGCCGCTGCCGCCGGCCCGCGGGCGGGATGGGGAGGAACGGGGGCTGTCCCCGGCGCTCGGCCTCCGGGGCTCGCTGCGAGTCCCGGGTCGCGGGGACTCAGCTCCAGCTGCCGCGTCCGAGGCAGACCCGTTCCTCCACCAGCTGCGCCCCATGCTCAGCTCCGCCTTCGGCCAGGTAAGGGCCGCGCCTCCCGTCCGCGCTCCCGGGAAAGGCGCTCGGGACCCTGCCGCGGCTGCGCGCGCCCACAGCCCTCCTCCCGCTGCCCGCGGCCCCCCAGTCACGCTCCCCGTAGTCCTTCCGCAGCCCTGCGCCCTGGCCGGCACTCCGCCTCCCCCGTGCCTGATTCAGCACCCTGTGCGCTGTCCACGCTCCGGGCCTCTTCTGGGCGAGGCACCAGCGCCTCGCCGCCCTCCACCTGCCAGAATAGGCCAGTCCTGGAAGGGAACGACCGCCACAAACCGTCTGGAGATTTTTGCAGGGGTCCGGAGGGGCGCTCTGAGCAGGTGGCGCCAACTCCGGTCTCCAGCCAAGACTGccagtgagccacccaagggAGCAAAGGGTTTGGAGTCTGGGAGTCAAGAATGGCTACCGCGGGGGCACACAGCCTTGCTTGGGGATGGAAGACACTAGTCATGAGCTGTCGTGGCCCCAGAGACCTGGGAAAAGTTTGGAGAGCTAGATGGAGActgaaaaatatgagaaaagagaagggtCTGGGTGGGCATAGAGGGGCTACACAGAGCTATGGCTCACATCAGAACTTTGGGGAGATTTAAGAAGTTGTCACTCCAGGGATGTCACTAGGATGGCGGGTGGGCAGCTGTCAAGTTGTAGAACGTGGAATAACACCCTGGCCTGAGTTGATGTGCATTCTAGGGTCAGGAAGGTCACTAGGGGGTCACCAGTGGCTACTCTGGTTTCCTCTAGGCCTTTCTGTCAAGGGTCATTGGCAGCTGAGCATCCGTGCCCTAATCTAGGTCTACAGTTTGGGATGTGCTGCTGGGGAGAGAGGTTCTCAGAAGGGAACTGTGAACTCCTGCGCAAAGCCAGGGTTTCCTCTAGTGCTGAGTCCATAATTAATTCAAACTCATTGGCACAGCGTTGAGGCAGTTCTGCGGCAGCCGAGGAGGGGTGTAATGCAGAGGTCTGATGGGAGAGTCTGCGTGGTGTCTGGAGGAAGAGGGGCCCTGAGTGTTTCTGTGCTAGGATGTAGTGTAGAGAAGCCGTTTCAAGCTCCTGGCTTGCCATGCTGGATCCGAATTCCACGGAGGCCGTGTGTGTTCTGCTTCAGATCTGCACATTCCTTTTCAAAACACTACTCCGTGGTGGCTGATGCCGGCGGAGGTCTGACATGAAGGCAGCTGCACGTGGATTCGGGTTGCGCGGGGCTGCTGTGTGGTGTGATAGGGCAGCAGTGTGTGGCTTTGTTCCTGTGGGGAGCCCTCGTTAGCCGAGTTAGCTGGAAGCAGTTCTCCAGAGTAGAGATTTGGATGCAGGGCTTTGGGAGTTAGTGCAGCGACATGTTGAGGTGGAGTGGGTCTGGGCTGTGGAGTCAGTGACATCTATTCAAACATTTATCCGATATTTGGGGACATCTACTTTGCCCCAGCATTTGCTGGGACCAGGGAGCCAACAGCAGACAAGATAGCTGCGGTGCTGGCTGTTTGGGAGCTCACCATCTAGCAGTGTGGAGGGGTAGGTCACGGGCCCGGAAGCACacattttctggctgttttgctAGCACTATGCCTTCGTTCCTAGAAaaagagtcttttctttttccagtcttCCAGAATTTGCCTTCATGGGCCCTTTGGGAGCTCAGAGCATTTCAGCTGCCTGCTTTCCATCCTCCTTCTACGTTCTTAGTCATTAATAGTCTCCAGCCCAGTGTTCTGAAATGTCACCAGGGTCACCTGAGTCAGGAAGGGCTGGAAGGTCCCATCAAATATTTATCCTCCGTGTGGGAGCTCTTGCCTCTGGAGCTGCAGACTTTTTCTCTAAAGCTCAGCACATTCAGTGTGGGCTTCCTGCTGACAGCTCTCAGACATCTGCttgaacaacaacagcaataacaatgGAACCCAGCCTGGGACTTTTGTGTCAGGGTCTCCAGTCTTCTTTACTTCTCTTTGCTTTGAGATTTCTGTCCTTAGAGACAGGGCCAGGACCAAGAGAAGGGAAATGGGATTCTGAATACAAAAACATTCTGATAGAATCTGTTTAGGGCAAAACATAGTCCTGGGGAGGTCTATTTCTCACGTCTCCCAAgttctgttattgtttttaacCTTAAGCAAATTGTGTAACCTTGTTAAAGCCTCTGTTTCTTTACCTGCAAAACTGGGGAAATCATAGTACTTCACTGGATTTCGGGGGAGTTAGATGGAACATGGAGATAGATGTGTACAGATCTTGGCCGAGTGCATGGTTCAGAGCAAGGGCACTATCGATATTagttattattgctgttgttgaTTAACTGCTAAGTGCTGTCCCGGACCttcttctttccatttgcaatagaGTCAGGGAGAGCCAGGGCTCAAAGTGACACTGAAAGGACCAAGCTAGACTCCTACGTTAGGGGGAACAGGAATCAGGATGCTTCAGTGACCTCCTAGAGCTGCCTGACTGCCTGCAAGGAGATGATGTGGTTTTGAGGTGAAGCCAGGGAATGGTGGTGTGGGAGAAAGAAGAGTTGCAAATTGCAGTCCCAAGTCGGTCACTTCCCATTGCTGTGACCTTGGGTCTGTTATTCTCTCCCTCTGGTCTGGGTTTCTTCCTCCAGAAATGAGACTGACAAAAACTACCTTGCAGAGCTATTAATGAGGGTCACACAAGATTAAGGATGTCAAAATGCCTGGCTTGAGTAGGTGCTGGGAAAAAAGGGCAGCCTTCATTAATGTTATTGTTAATAGAGTAACTATCTGAATGTGGGCCTGTATAAGATACTTTGAAAGCTGTCTCTGAGCAGGGCAAGAAAGGCCATTAAATGAGCTGAATGACAAGAGAGCTTCCCAAGTACCCTCTTTGTGGCCAGCTGAGGACATGCTACCCAGCTGCCTAGAGAGATGCGGCATGAGACATTAACTCAGAATAGGCATGATTTGGGGCAACTCTTGGCATTGGGTTTtgtaaaactattttaagaacgtttttttgttttgttttggtttggtttggtttttttttttctgctccttaGTCTAAGCTGAGGAAGAAACACCCCTTGTAGAGGAGGCAACTGTGTATAAAACCCACAGCTCTGttccatcttttccctttttctacccATAGAGACATCTCTTCTGATTTGACTAGATTAGCCCAATTCCCAAACTGCTTTGCACATAACATGATCACCATATCTAATGAGCAAATGACCAGTATCTCTAGCCTCTGGTCTGCAGAGGTTTCTTAGTTCCTATAGTTCAGATGAGGGAGGGAGACTATATGGAAGCTTGGGTCCTAATAGATTCAATCGTCCTAGGTCTGTGTTCCTAGGATGAGGGCTGTGTATTTTGTTCATTCCTGCCCTGCCCAGTCTCTCCCTACTGCTCTCTCGGAGGGCTGGGATACCCTCTTGCCTTTCATCGGGGGCCTGgggaaaatgaaagaggaggtCAGCTTGGGGTTAATATCAATCCTATACAGTCCTCCAGGACATCCGCTTTGGCCTTTAGCTGTTTTGGGGAAACCACAAGAGTGGCCTGAGACCTCCGTCAGGAGCTCGCTAAACATTTGCCAAAGTATCTTCTCATGATCTTATCTTCACAGCAGTCTATGAAGGTTGGCATtatcccccccccactccacccacccccattttagagatgaggaaacaggctggaGAGAGGGGAGTGGCTTGTccaaaggtcacacagtaagtaaATGGCAGGGCTGTGATCTCTGAAGAACCTGCCTGTGCTGCTCCATGCCAGTTCGGTGGGGAGTCACATAAGTGTGTTTCCTATTTGTCAGAAACATCCACAAAGCACCTCTTAGGTTATGACCCAGCTTTCCCTGAGTGTGTTCGCACCGGGCTGTCATCCAAGCTCAAATGCTGGTGATAGAACTGATCAGGGCTAGAGGCCAGCCTCCCTCCTAATCAGGAATAATCAGCAAAGGGTTTATCCTTCTCATCCCTCTGATCCTATTATTCCATTCCAGAACTCAAAGTGTAGGCTTCTGGAGGCCCAGGGGCTGCTGTCCCAGTGAAGAGGGATGGGAAGGTGGGGCCACATGATATGCTCCTTAGAGAAGCCCCCACTGTTcgatccttttatttt harbors:
- the CABP1 gene encoding calcium-binding protein 1 isoform X1 — its product is MGGGDGAAFKRPGDGARLQRVLGLGSRRAPRSLPAGGPAPRRTAPPPPGHASAGPAAMSSHIAKSESKTSLLKAAAASGGSRVPRHGPAREPGLPGRRLPGTGPGTPPPSGDPSSRRPLCRPAPREEGARGSRRGLPQAHCRPREALPTAASRPSPPSPLPPARGRDGEERGLSPALGLRGSLRVPGRGDSAPAAASEADPFLHQLRPMLSSAFGQMRQEEKSSYTVVQTSEEGLAASGELPGPLLMLAQNCAVMHNLLGPACIFLRKGFAENRQPDRSLRPEEIEELREAFREFDKDKDGYINCRDLGNCMRTMGYMPTEMELIELSQQINMNLGGHVDFDDFVELMGPKLLAETADMIGVKELRDAFREFDTNGDGEISTSELREAMRKLLGHQVGHRDIEEIIRDVDLNGDGRVDFEEFVRMMSR
- the CABP1 gene encoding calcium-binding protein 1 isoform X2; the encoded protein is MGGGDGAAFKRPGDGARLQRVLGLGSRRAPRSLPAGGPAPRRTAPPPPGHASAGPAAMSSHIAKSESKTSLLKAAAASGGSRVPRHGPAREPGLPGRRLPGTGPGTPPPSGDPSSRRPLCRPAPREEGARGSRRGLPQAHCRPREALPTAASRPSPPSPLPPARGRDGEERGLSPALGLRGSLRVPGRGDSAPAAASEADPFLHQLRPMLSSAFGQDRSLRPEEIEELREAFREFDKDKDGYINCRDLGNCMRTMGYMPTEMELIELSQQINMNLGGHVDFDDFVELMGPKLLAETADMIGVKELRDAFREFDTNGDGEISTSELREAMRKLLGHQVGHRDIEEIIRDVDLNGDGRVDFEEFVRMMSR